The following proteins are encoded in a genomic region of Deltaproteobacteria bacterium:
- a CDS encoding ABC transporter ATP-binding protein, with protein MAVNYATMEVRKGELRALIGPNGAGKTTLLNLITGIHTATSGRILFRGEEITRLSPDRISHRGISRTLQITSLFSGLTVYENIWAAAQSRRRFFNPFARPEAWSDVREKTDEMLELTGLADKAGTVCSELSYGDQRILEVGVALSTAPELLLLDEPTAGLSTRESMALVKRMRTMLRGQTIVLVEHDMGVVMELSDRITVLHYGEVLAEGTPAEIMGNDRVRKVYLGN; from the coding sequence ATGGCGGTGAACTACGCCACCATGGAGGTGCGGAAGGGGGAGCTGCGGGCGCTGATCGGGCCCAATGGAGCCGGGAAGACCACGCTCCTCAACCTGATCACCGGGATCCACACGGCCACCTCCGGAAGGATCCTCTTCCGGGGGGAGGAGATCACGCGGCTTTCGCCGGACCGGATCTCCCACCGGGGGATCTCGCGGACGCTCCAGATCACGAGCCTGTTCTCCGGCCTCACCGTGTACGAGAACATCTGGGCGGCGGCGCAGTCCCGGAGGCGGTTCTTCAACCCGTTCGCCCGGCCGGAAGCGTGGTCGGACGTGCGGGAGAAGACCGACGAAATGCTGGAGCTCACCGGACTGGCCGACAAGGCGGGAACGGTCTGCTCGGAGCTCTCCTACGGCGACCAGCGGATCCTGGAGGTGGGGGTCGCGCTCAGCACCGCCCCCGAGCTGCTCCTGCTCGACGAGCCGACGGCGGGGTTGAGCACGCGGGAATCGATGGCCCTGGTGAAGAGGATGCGGACGATGCTCCGGGGACAGACGATCGTCCTCGTGGAGCACGACATGGGCGTGGTGATGGAGCTGTCGGACCGGATCACCGTGCTGCATTACGGGGAGGTGCTCGCCGAGGGGACCCCCGCCGAGATCATGGGGAACGACCGGGTCCGGAAGGTGTACCTTGGCAACTGA
- a CDS encoding branched-chain amino acid ABC transporter permease, whose translation FALIGSTVGETWTSLTGGADGLVFMPPPLDVGVAKLDLMGIRTTYHLVLAVTALAYLFLRRMVGSPLGKVFVAIRENEERARLIGYDVRRYKLLAFVIAGGLSGLAGGLYTLSLKYASATFLHWSISGHAVVYTIVGGGGTLVGPMLGAGLIMSLEHYLVKLLTATDLVVGAVLVSALLFAPKGIVGFLRGRRR comes from the coding sequence CTTCGCCCTGATCGGCAGCACCGTGGGCGAGACGTGGACCTCTCTCACGGGGGGCGCCGACGGGCTGGTCTTCATGCCGCCGCCGCTGGACGTCGGCGTGGCGAAGCTGGACCTCATGGGCATCCGCACCACCTACCACCTGGTCCTGGCGGTCACGGCGCTCGCCTACCTCTTCCTCCGCCGGATGGTCGGTTCGCCGCTGGGGAAGGTGTTCGTGGCGATCCGGGAGAACGAGGAGCGCGCGCGGCTGATCGGCTACGACGTCCGCCGGTACAAGCTGCTGGCGTTCGTGATCGCGGGGGGGCTCTCCGGCCTTGCCGGGGGACTCTACACCCTCAGTCTGAAGTACGCATCGGCGACGTTCCTCCACTGGTCCATATCCGGCCACGCGGTGGTGTACACCATCGTGGGCGGGGGCGGAACGCTCGTGGGGCCGATGCTCGGGGCGGGGCTCATCATGTCGCTCGAACATTACCTGGTGAAGCTGCTGACCGCCACCGACCTCGTCGTCGGCGCGGTGCTGGTCTCGGCGCTCCTCTTCGCACCGAAGGGGATCGTCGGGTTCCTGCGCGGAAGGAGACGGTAG